A section of the Candidatus Nitrosacidococcus sp. I8 genome encodes:
- the ubiB gene encoding ubiquinone biosynthesis regulatory protein kinase UbiB, which produces MKLYQFFRLFYINWTLLRHGLDEIILATHLFRPIRFLAYILPGRWRKTVSSAPRGVRIRRALEDLGPIFVKLGQILSTRYDLLPSDITDELSLLQDRVAPFPYDQAKKIIEAAYGQLIAKIFISFDSQHLASASIAQVYGAVLKDGTKVVVKVVRPGIKRIIQSDIELLHILAGLAEKYWSEGPRLHPRGVVAELEKVLYDELDMIREGASASQLKRNFTGSANLYVPTIYWDYTRSNVLVMERVYGIPVGDIKKLQHHEINFQRLAETGVEIFFTQVFQHSFFHADMHPGNILVSTKNPENPSYIAIDFGIMGTLGTEDQHYLAENFLAFFNHDYRRVAELHVDAGWVASDTRVDEFESAIRSVCEPIFDRPLKDISFGQFLVRLFQTARRFHMEVQPQLVLLQKTLLSIESLGRSLYPDLDLWKTGKPILERWMNQQTGPYAAYSALKTNMPRWANTLPEIPLLTYEVIKQASKGHLRIRLAPEDLSVLNQEIRRASLRVTTAVVGAALLLGSAVIYSVNNTVPIIWEEIPLLSWLFAGIGLVFITIAWRSKRSIKHNID; this is translated from the coding sequence TTCGCCTCTTTTATATTAACTGGACTTTATTACGCCATGGGCTTGATGAAATTATTCTTGCTACCCATTTATTTCGCCCCATACGTTTTCTAGCATACATCCTTCCGGGTCGCTGGCGTAAAACAGTTTCTAGCGCCCCTAGAGGAGTACGTATCCGGAGAGCTTTAGAAGATTTAGGTCCTATTTTTGTAAAGCTTGGGCAAATACTTTCTACTCGTTATGACCTACTGCCGAGTGATATTACTGATGAGCTTTCCTTGCTGCAAGATCGAGTTGCCCCTTTTCCTTATGATCAAGCTAAAAAAATTATCGAAGCAGCTTATGGGCAACTTATTGCAAAGATATTTATATCTTTTGATAGCCAACACCTAGCTTCTGCCTCAATTGCTCAAGTTTATGGAGCAGTACTCAAGGATGGCACTAAAGTAGTTGTTAAAGTAGTAAGACCAGGGATTAAACGCATCATCCAAAGTGATATAGAGCTTTTACATATTCTTGCTGGGTTAGCGGAGAAATACTGGTCTGAAGGCCCTCGACTTCATCCTCGTGGTGTAGTAGCAGAGCTAGAAAAAGTCTTATACGATGAGCTTGATATGATTCGAGAAGGTGCTTCTGCTTCTCAATTAAAGCGTAATTTCACTGGATCGGCTAACCTTTATGTGCCTACGATTTATTGGGACTATACCCGATCCAATGTGTTAGTGATGGAACGAGTATATGGCATTCCTGTTGGAGATATTAAAAAACTTCAACACCATGAAATAAATTTTCAACGATTAGCGGAAACTGGAGTTGAAATATTTTTTACCCAGGTATTTCAGCATAGTTTTTTTCATGCAGATATGCATCCAGGGAATATTTTAGTTTCTACTAAAAATCCTGAAAATCCTTCCTATATCGCAATCGATTTTGGGATTATGGGTACATTAGGAACAGAGGATCAGCACTATCTTGCTGAAAATTTTCTTGCCTTTTTTAACCATGATTATCGACGAGTAGCTGAGCTTCATGTAGATGCTGGCTGGGTAGCATCTGATACTCGGGTAGATGAGTTTGAATCTGCAATTCGCAGTGTTTGTGAGCCTATTTTCGATCGTCCATTAAAAGATATTTCCTTTGGTCAGTTTTTAGTACGCTTATTTCAAACTGCTCGTAGGTTTCACATGGAAGTACAACCTCAGCTAGTTTTATTACAAAAAACCTTGCTTAGTATTGAAAGTCTAGGTCGTAGTCTTTATCCAGATTTAGATCTATGGAAAACAGGAAAACCCATTTTAGAACGATGGATGAATCAGCAGACAGGCCCCTATGCAGCCTATAGTGCATTAAAAACGAATATGCCAAGGTGGGCGAATACCCTTCCCGAGATTCCTCTATTAACCTATGAGGTAATTAAGCAAGCTAGCAAGGGTCATTTACGTATCCGATTAGCACCTGAAGATCTTAGTGTATTAAATCAAGAAATACGTAGAGCAAGTTTAAGAGTGACTACTGCAGTAGTTGGTGCAGCTTTATTACTTGGGTCAGCAGTGATTTATAGTGTAAATAACACAGTACCTATTATATGGGAAGAAATCCCCCTTCTAAGCTGGCTATTTGCTGGTATAGGTTTGGTATTCATCACCATTGCTTGGCGTTCAAAACGAAGTATAAAACACAATATAGATTAA
- a CDS encoding flavin prenyltransferase UbiX: MYNSSKEIALAMTGASGISYGLRLLECLLKAGITVHLMISRAAYTVVAMETDLRLPSRSKDLQRYLANYFSVALELIHCYSENQWTSPLASGSHCIPTMIVCPCTVGAISAIARGANDNLIERAADVMIKEQRKLILVPRETPFSAIHLENMLTLARLGTVVLPANPGFYHQPQHIGELIDYIVARILDHAEIPHQLLARWGEN; encoded by the coding sequence GTGTATAACTCTAGTAAGGAAATTGCTTTAGCGATGACCGGTGCCTCAGGAATCAGTTATGGATTAAGGTTATTGGAGTGTTTGCTGAAAGCAGGCATTACTGTGCATTTAATGATTTCTCGTGCAGCTTATACTGTGGTTGCCATGGAAACGGATCTGCGGCTTCCCTCTCGTTCAAAAGATCTGCAAAGATATTTAGCAAATTATTTTTCAGTAGCACTAGAATTAATTCATTGTTATAGTGAAAATCAATGGACCTCTCCTTTAGCGAGTGGATCTCATTGTATTCCGACCATGATAGTATGCCCTTGTACTGTAGGTGCTATTTCTGCAATTGCCCGAGGCGCTAATGATAATTTGATTGAGCGAGCAGCTGATGTAATGATTAAGGAGCAGCGAAAATTAATTCTAGTGCCTAGAGAAACTCCTTTTTCAGCAATCCACTTAGAGAATATGCTTACGCTAGCACGATTAGGTACTGTTGTCCTTCCAGCAAATCCCGGGTTCTACCATCAACCACAACATATTGGAGAATTGATAGATTATATCGTAGCACGCATTTTAGATCATGCAGAAATTCCTCATCAGCTACTCGCCCGCTGGGGAGAGAATTAA
- the mpl gene encoding UDP-N-acetylmuramate:L-alanyl-gamma-D-glutamyl-meso-diaminopimelate ligase: MKHIHILGIGGTFMAGLALLAQESGFHVTGSDHNIYPPMSDQLAAAGISAYEDYDFAQLQPAPDLVVIGNALSRGNPAVEYILAQKIPYTSGPQWLADCILRNRWVLAVAGTHGKTTTSSLLAWILEYTERNPGYLIGGICKNLNNSARLGRNPYFVIEADEYDTAFFDKRSKFIHYHPQTLILNNLEYDHGDIFPNLKAIQQQVHYLIRTVANNGLIIMPQGNSALNEVLNMGCWTPVTYFSTNKEKHDLTAHIINGDGSSFEVWNNDIYQGQVSWQLLGHHNVNNALAAIRAALHIGVSIHQSCLALARFQGVKRRLEIYGEVGGITLYDDFAHHPTAIKATLHGLRAKIGKNRVITILELGSNSMKLGIYQDSLASALAQAEQIVIYYPEGLSWSLDSVKHDLEGKELLITNSTQKIVDYLSVQAKFGDHIVIMSNRGFDNLHQRLLTVLKAKNS; encoded by the coding sequence ATGAAACACATTCATATACTAGGAATAGGCGGCACTTTTATGGCAGGGCTTGCTCTTCTAGCTCAGGAATCTGGCTTTCATGTGACAGGATCAGATCATAATATCTATCCTCCTATGAGCGATCAGTTAGCAGCTGCAGGTATTTCTGCTTATGAAGACTATGATTTTGCACAATTACAACCAGCACCTGATTTAGTTGTCATAGGTAATGCTCTATCTCGAGGTAATCCTGCAGTAGAGTATATTTTAGCTCAAAAAATACCTTATACTTCAGGACCCCAATGGCTTGCAGATTGCATTTTAAGAAACCGATGGGTATTAGCGGTAGCAGGCACTCATGGGAAAACAACTACGAGTAGTCTTCTTGCTTGGATATTAGAATATACCGAACGCAACCCTGGGTATCTTATTGGGGGAATTTGTAAAAATTTAAATAATTCTGCTCGATTAGGTCGAAATCCTTATTTTGTGATTGAAGCAGATGAGTATGATACTGCATTTTTTGATAAACGCTCTAAGTTTATCCACTATCACCCTCAAACACTCATTTTAAATAACTTGGAATATGATCATGGAGATATTTTTCCGAATTTAAAAGCAATTCAGCAGCAGGTACATTATCTAATACGTACTGTAGCAAATAATGGTCTAATTATTATGCCTCAAGGTAATTCTGCTTTGAATGAAGTGCTTAATATGGGGTGCTGGACTCCTGTTACTTATTTTTCTACGAACAAGGAAAAACATGATCTTACTGCCCATATTATTAATGGTGATGGTAGTAGTTTTGAAGTCTGGAATAATGATATTTATCAAGGGCAAGTTAGCTGGCAACTATTAGGGCATCACAATGTAAATAATGCACTTGCTGCGATTAGGGCAGCACTTCATATCGGAGTATCTATTCATCAATCTTGCCTCGCACTTGCACGATTTCAAGGGGTAAAAAGACGCTTAGAAATATACGGTGAAGTAGGTGGAATTACTCTTTATGATGATTTTGCTCATCACCCTACAGCAATTAAAGCAACCCTTCATGGGCTACGTGCAAAAATAGGAAAGAATCGAGTAATTACAATACTTGAACTAGGTTCTAATTCTATGAAACTAGGTATTTATCAAGATAGCTTGGCTTCTGCTCTGGCACAAGCAGAACAAATAGTAATTTACTATCCTGAGGGCCTTTCTTGGTCTTTAGATTCAGTAAAGCATGATTTAGAAGGCAAAGAATTATTAATTACAAATAGCACCCAAAAAATTGTTGATTATTTATCAGTGCAAGCCAAGTTTGGAGATCATATTGTTATTATGAGTAATCGTGGATTTGATAACCTTCATCAACGATTACTCACTGTGCTTAAAGCAAAAAACTCCTAG